In the genome of Gadus chalcogrammus isolate NIFS_2021 chromosome 21, NIFS_Gcha_1.0, whole genome shotgun sequence, one region contains:
- the hmbox1b gene encoding homeobox-containing protein 1 isoform X1, which produces MSEFVEEPRFTIEQVDLLQRLRRSGMARRHILHAVDTLERLDREHGDKFGRRRASSSSSSSGPAHASSSSCNGADAGLNGAEGGEGGGASARVSASTQTLFRPGPAPATLSPSPSNSFDPSPPPAPPPASALVPSSPVSMATLAHNGRETANGKLSPPRYALHSALGGRGFGFDAAEDDLEVDDKVEELMRRDSSLVKEEIKAFLGNRRISQAVVAQVTGISQSRISHWLLQHGSDLSEQKKRAFYRWYTLEKTSPGATLNMRPAPLALEEMEWRQTPPPISSAPGAFRLRRGSRFTWRKECLAVMESYFNDNQYPDEAKREEVANACNAVIQKPGKKLSDLERVTSLKVYNWFANRRKEIKRRANIEATILESHGIEVQSPGGHSNSDELDANDFSEQACDLPYFDKRPLSRQFGYYRLEPTSPTQDDGTGPSEHQDPISLAVEMAAVNHTILALSRGGGAGVGGAPLGGGGGVGIGEIKTETLEEE; this is translated from the exons ATGTCAGAGTTCGTGGAGGAGCCGCGGTTCACCATCGAGCAGGTGGACCTGCTGCAGCGGCTGCGGCGGTCGGGGATGGCGCGGCGCCACATCCTGCACGCCGTGGACACGCTGGAGCGCCTCGACCGCGAGCACGGCGACAAGTTCGGCCGCCgccgcgcctcctcctcctcctcctcctcgggccccgcccacgcctcctcctcctcctgcaacGGCGCCGACGCCGGCCTCAACGGGGCCGAGGGCggcgaggggggcggggcctcggcCCGGGTCTCCGCCTCCACGCAGACGCTGTTccgccccggccccgcccccgccacgCTCTCGCCGTCTCCCAGCAACAGCTtcgacccctcccctccccccgcccccccgccggccTCCGCCCTGGTCCCCTCCTCCCCGGTCTCCATGGCGACGCTGGCACACAACGGGCGGGAGACAGCCAATGGGAAGCTGTCGCCGCCGCGCTACGCGCTGCACAGCgccctgggggggcggggcttcggGTTCGACGCTGCCGAGGACGACCTGGAGGTGGACGacaaggtggaggagctgatgag gagggacAGCAGTCTGGTGAAGGAGGAGATCAAGGCGTTTCTGGGGAACAGGCGGATCTCCCAGGCCGTGGTCGCCCAGGTGACCG GTATCAGCCAGAGCCGGATCTCCCATTGGCTGCTGCAGCACGGCTCGGACCTGAGTGAGCAGAAGAAGAGAGCCTTCTACCGCTGGTACACGCTGGAGAAGACcagcccag GTGCCACTCTGAACATGCGGCCCGCCCCATTGGCCCTGGAGGAGATGGAGTGGcgccagaccccgccccccattAGCTCCGCCCCCGGAGCCTTCCGGCTTCGAAGAGGAAGTCGCTTCACCTGGAGGAAGGAGTGTCTAGCGGTGAtggagag TTACTTCAACGACAACCAGTACCCCGACGAGGCCAAGCGGGAGGAGGTCGCCAACGCCTGCAACGCCGTCATCCAGAAACCAG gtaAGAAGCTGTCTGACCTGGAGCGCGTCACGTCTCTCAAGGTGTACAACTGGTTCGCTAACCGCCGCAAGGAGATCAAACGCCGCGCCAACATAG aAGCCACAATCCTGGAGAGCCACGGCATCGAGGTGCAGTCCCCCGGGGGCCACTCCAACAGCGACGAGCTCGACGCCAACGACTTCTCAGAGCAG gcGTGTGACCTGCCCTACTTCGACAAGCGGCCCCTGAGTCGACAGTTTGGATACTACCGCCTGGagcccacctcccccacccag GACGACGGCACGGGGCCGAGCGAGCACCAGGACCCCATCTCTCTCGCCGTGGAGATGGCAGCTGTCAATCACACCATCCTGGCACTGTcccgggggggaggagcaggagtaggaggagcaccactaggaggaggaggaggagtaggaatAGGAGAGATAAAGACCGAGACGCTGGAGGAAGAGTGA
- the hmbox1b gene encoding homeobox-containing protein 1 isoform X2: MSEFVEEPRFTIEQVDLLQRLRRSGMARRHILHAVDTLERLDREHGDKFGRRRASSSSSSSGPAHASSSSCNGADAGLNGAEGGEGGGASARVSASTQTLFRPGPAPATLSPSPSNSFDPSPPPAPPPASALVPSSPVSMATLAHNGRETANGKLSPPRYALHSALGGRGFGFDAAEDDLEVDDKVEELMRRDSSLVKEEIKAFLGNRRISQAVVAQVTGISQSRISHWLLQHGSDLSEQKKRAFYRWYTLEKTSPGATLNMRPAPLALEEMEWRQTPPPISSAPGAFRLRRGSRFTWRKECLAVMESYFNDNQYPDEAKREEVANACNAVIQKPGKKLSDLERVTSLKVYNWFANRRKEIKRRANIATILESHGIEVQSPGGHSNSDELDANDFSEQACDLPYFDKRPLSRQFGYYRLEPTSPTQDDGTGPSEHQDPISLAVEMAAVNHTILALSRGGGAGVGGAPLGGGGGVGIGEIKTETLEEE; the protein is encoded by the exons ATGTCAGAGTTCGTGGAGGAGCCGCGGTTCACCATCGAGCAGGTGGACCTGCTGCAGCGGCTGCGGCGGTCGGGGATGGCGCGGCGCCACATCCTGCACGCCGTGGACACGCTGGAGCGCCTCGACCGCGAGCACGGCGACAAGTTCGGCCGCCgccgcgcctcctcctcctcctcctcctcgggccccgcccacgcctcctcctcctcctgcaacGGCGCCGACGCCGGCCTCAACGGGGCCGAGGGCggcgaggggggcggggcctcggcCCGGGTCTCCGCCTCCACGCAGACGCTGTTccgccccggccccgcccccgccacgCTCTCGCCGTCTCCCAGCAACAGCTtcgacccctcccctccccccgcccccccgccggccTCCGCCCTGGTCCCCTCCTCCCCGGTCTCCATGGCGACGCTGGCACACAACGGGCGGGAGACAGCCAATGGGAAGCTGTCGCCGCCGCGCTACGCGCTGCACAGCgccctgggggggcggggcttcggGTTCGACGCTGCCGAGGACGACCTGGAGGTGGACGacaaggtggaggagctgatgag gagggacAGCAGTCTGGTGAAGGAGGAGATCAAGGCGTTTCTGGGGAACAGGCGGATCTCCCAGGCCGTGGTCGCCCAGGTGACCG GTATCAGCCAGAGCCGGATCTCCCATTGGCTGCTGCAGCACGGCTCGGACCTGAGTGAGCAGAAGAAGAGAGCCTTCTACCGCTGGTACACGCTGGAGAAGACcagcccag GTGCCACTCTGAACATGCGGCCCGCCCCATTGGCCCTGGAGGAGATGGAGTGGcgccagaccccgccccccattAGCTCCGCCCCCGGAGCCTTCCGGCTTCGAAGAGGAAGTCGCTTCACCTGGAGGAAGGAGTGTCTAGCGGTGAtggagag TTACTTCAACGACAACCAGTACCCCGACGAGGCCAAGCGGGAGGAGGTCGCCAACGCCTGCAACGCCGTCATCCAGAAACCAG gtaAGAAGCTGTCTGACCTGGAGCGCGTCACGTCTCTCAAGGTGTACAACTGGTTCGCTAACCGCCGCAAGGAGATCAAACGCCGCGCCAACATAG CCACAATCCTGGAGAGCCACGGCATCGAGGTGCAGTCCCCCGGGGGCCACTCCAACAGCGACGAGCTCGACGCCAACGACTTCTCAGAGCAG gcGTGTGACCTGCCCTACTTCGACAAGCGGCCCCTGAGTCGACAGTTTGGATACTACCGCCTGGagcccacctcccccacccag GACGACGGCACGGGGCCGAGCGAGCACCAGGACCCCATCTCTCTCGCCGTGGAGATGGCAGCTGTCAATCACACCATCCTGGCACTGTcccgggggggaggagcaggagtaggaggagcaccactaggaggaggaggaggagtaggaatAGGAGAGATAAAGACCGAGACGCTGGAGGAAGAGTGA